AAGGGCTTCGTGCAGTTCTCGACCGACTTCATCACCGGGTCGCCGGCCAGCATCGCGCGGCAGCTCGACGAGTGGGCGGAGATCGACGTCGCCGGCTACATGCTCGTGCTGACCGACTATGTCGAGGACATCAAGCGGATGGGCAGCGAGGTCTTCCCGCTGATGAAGAACTTCACCCCGCCGACCGTTCCCGCGAAGGCCTGAGGAGACCTGCCATGACCATCACCTCCTCTCTCTCCGAGGACCTGCAGGCCCAGGTCGCCAAGGCGACGCGGATGCTGATCGGCGCGGACTGGGTCGAGTCGTCGACCGGCGAGACGCTGGACGTCTTCAACCCGTCGACGGGCGCAGTGGTCGCCCAGTCCGCCGCAGGCAGTGCGGCCGACGTCGACCGGGCCGTCGCCGCGGCGCGTACGGCGCTGCGTGGCGACTGGGCCAAGGTCACGCCGATCCAGCGCGGACGAATGATCGCGAAGCTCGCCGATCTGGTCGAGCGGGACACCGAGCAGCTGGCGCAGCTCGAGTCCCTCGACGTGGGCATGCCGATCATGGAGGCCCGCTACATCGACGTACCGTTCTCCGTCGACATCCTCCACTACTACTCCGGCTGGCCGACAAAGATCACGGGCGACACGATCCCGGTGTCCTTCCCGCACAACTTCGGTGGCCCGTACCACGCCTACACCCGGCGGGAGCCGGTCGGCGTGGTGGCGGCGATCATCCCGTGGAACCTCCCACTGATGATGGCGATCAAGAAGCTCGCGCCCGCGCTGGCCACCGGGAACACCATCGTGATCAAGCCTGCCGAGCAGACGCCGCTGGCGATGGCGCGACTGGCCGAGCTGGTGCTCGAGGCGGGCATCCCGGAGGGTGTGGTCAACTACGTGACCGGCCTTGGTGAGTCCGCGGGCGTCGCCCTGGTCAACCACCCGGGGGTCAACAAGGTGACCTTCACCGGGTCCGTGGAGACCGGGAAGGCGATCGCGCGGGCTGCGACCGGCACCCTCAAGCGGGTGTCCCTGGAGCTCGGCGGCAAGTCGCCGCACATCATCTTCGACGACGCCGATCTCGAGCGGTCGATCGTGTCGGCCGGCATGGCGATCTTCG
This genomic interval from Nocardioides kongjuensis contains the following:
- a CDS encoding aldehyde dehydrogenase family protein — translated: MTITSSLSEDLQAQVAKATRMLIGADWVESSTGETLDVFNPSTGAVVAQSAAGSAADVDRAVAAARTALRGDWAKVTPIQRGRMIAKLADLVERDTEQLAQLESLDVGMPIMEARYIDVPFSVDILHYYSGWPTKITGDTIPVSFPHNFGGPYHAYTRREPVGVVAAIIPWNLPLMMAIKKLAPALATGNTIVIKPAEQTPLAMARLAELVLEAGIPEGVVNYVTGLGESAGVALVNHPGVNKVTFTGSVETGKAIARAATGTLKRVSLELGGKSPHIIFDDADLERSIVSAGMAIFAGQGESCIAGSRLYAQREVYDDVLAGLAARASSIKLGPGLDDSSEMGPLISGEHRDKVLDYLALSKQDGRVVAGGEAWGEEGYFVQPTVVADLRPDSRVLREEIFGPVLSVVPFDTEAEVTALANASDFGLGAGVWTRDVGRAHRMAAAIESGQVWVNCYQAVDAALPFGGYKQSGWGRETCKESLDDFLELKTVVVHL